The sequence taaattgttctaagataagattagcaactcgGGTCCCCACAAACTACTTAcatctggccaagcttgagggcacatggaataaacacccattggtggtgtcatatgacacttactttgggcaTCAACCGCTTTTTGATGAGTGTTTCTGAGGGTCGAGCcgaagactgaaaatcaagcgctacttgggaggcaacccaagatttttacatcattttttttagtgttagtttttatctagttgttgttttatattgagttgatcatgtttaatccctcaaaatttttgatttgcAAGGTGAATATTTTGGAATATTGATGGCCTAATAAATGTGGTGCAACAGCGGCAGATGGATATACACCACGATAAttgaccaggggagtgttattttgttttcattgtgtttatttttgttttgaatttgttcgttttgcattctgttcattgttctgaagcattgagggcaatgctttggataagtattggggggtagactagtattgCATTGTCTATGTGTTTATGTTGCATCTTTCGTGTTTCGTATTTGTTTGCATACAGTttgtgtttgttgttgtttgcattgttatgggtaggatgagtcataatagccaatgatgatgaagtttttttgaaaaattttgctcttgactggacatgagaaactgtaggttgaaccgagaatatttttaagcactaatgttagaccagtgaattgtagcgaaagatttgatgaagtttgtgtctgtttgaccattgcacgacaataggtggtttgtggatcttgattgtgctctatgaattttgatgaggctctagtttacacttatgatcttgggcgcacctagaaaaaaagtatctacaattccatccgagccttgaaaggattaaaatcctaaaaaaaaaaaattaaatttaaggataagtatgcggattaaatgggattgatgctccatccgggctatagacgaggggattagaaagaaaaaatagaatgatttttcgtatcctagccagttatagctaagtcagcgggtaattattggggctaaagcaataccgggtgcaaaatccggaggtgtgtaattcattatctcaagggaggtgggtttagttTAGAGATtgttggaaggaatgagcacttgaagaatgaaacttgcactaatttgtcataggttgctaagcagttttgaaacgaattcggtttaagttgtatgaaactgaaatgacatttcacacacacacgttcacgttaaaccgaaggtgtattatgaaaagttgagagcatgtcggtgattttgttttgtgattgaacttctcggaggctgtgtaCATTATtgaatcatccttacttatgtttttgtttgcattttatttttgcatgtcttgctcgagggcgaacaAGAGTTAAGTTTGGGgttgttgataagtgcattttgtgtgcattattttatgtctatttggcatgcattcatatggtttcttgtgtatttttatatgttttatttgtaattaatctcatgcatgagcatttcactctccgggttaattttgtaggaaattggtttttgaagaatgaattacggagcagccttggtaaaaaattcaaatttaattttaggtagctccaaatcaaatctcaccGTCCAGATTGtagtttaagatgttttaaagctactgtcaaaatttcagctcaatccgacggctagaactcaagttattaattttacaaaattgttgCGCGCTGGAAAAATCAGTGGGCGCGTGGGCTGCTATttattaccgcgcgggcgcatgcCTGTTTGAGAAAAAAGTTTAGAACAGAAGCCCCAGCGCGCGAGCTgcacttttctaccgctcgggcgcccgTGCGTAAGTTTAAAAAAAGATATTTCTGGgtgttttacatggaaagaactcttgggcactataaatagataaaCATCTGACGTTTTAAGGGTTCCACACATCAGAAACGTAGGAGAAAGGCGaccatccaaggagaagaacgaaaagagggagaagaacgtgaagaactcaagaaccaaaaactagttttctcttttccttttcttttatttgttgggatttaggggatcctacccccaaaacttatgttttgatttcttcttgaagattgaaattagtttttaaggattcttgattatattattgtgtttattgaaattttggagattgatcaacttcttattgattttatgtgttataattgataccgagaggagattttatgacatgatagggtaatataacccatggatctacaacttacatagagatatgaggttggatacatgttgatagtcatagtccaccagggtgaaagctagaggattccaaaaatcgttaatgcaattgcagttgttaaataacacaaggagacttggttattacaattcgttaattagattaatatagctcgagagagtatattgatagattagggaatttcgtcaaaagcatgatttgagaattaaaattcaatcattagagaagaaaaggggtaggtgaaccgagatcctaacaatagtttatttattttctgaacttaatttattgttttgcttttaatttataattttattttagtttattaatttattctctctctcgttttaattaattaaagaatcatacttgaggtaatcttgtcataaatcaatctctgtgggacgatactcgtactttgtacactatattattacttgactcgtgcacttgcgatttattcgagcttaattgatagatatatttacgttgatttttcatggtagtatttgctcgatcaaccccatattgtgaaaaaggtacataattttccagataaactcaaagacgtaaaacaactccaaagttttctcgGAGTGGTAAATTTttcagggatgttcataaaaaACTTAGAAATGTACATGAAgatgttcagtcctttgttaaaaaaggatgcaaggtttatatggaccgatgaacatACTATAGGGGGTAAACCAactaaaggagatatgtaagaaactcccgaaaatggctatacccgtagatgaggATGATTTGGTGTTATTTACATATGCCAGTGATAAAAAAGAATTTTATACAGTTAAaaaggcttttgaaaaatggcatttatttttacttgctaaaaaatttaccTTAAAAGTTGATAATAACtaggtaaaagctttcttaagaaataagattgaatctaaaccagaTAAAGTCATATTATTAAGATGACAAgctttttgatattgttattattaaatctcatgaaaatattcttgcagattttttaacaagagatggaaggaaGTGACGTGGAtttcatcatgaaaatgcagaggcatctcaggaaacaccttgggttgcttcaaactgagttcaaccagttagtcattaatgttgaaatggctggcaggttacaacaagctgatcaaTGTATCTAATCGAATAACAGGATGTttcaagctcaaactcaactatgggctgctattcaagggccaattgtgaaggctatagagaaaccattggtttcttaTAAACAGGAAATGATAAaacattggttttacaagaagaaaAAATACAACCACTGGTTGTAAAACAAGAGGTTGGTGATTCTAAAACCCAAGAAACACATGCTAATCTATCATTAGCTTTTGATTaattggatgaagcaacaattgatgagcaaaactcatcaagtcaaccctctgcctctggggtaaaagaggaagagatcaatcttaggcccaacactaaCATGGGAAAATCTAAGATTTATACTAATCCAGCTATTATTTTTctattccaggtttatcaacaaaggtggaaaaaattgaatacaagaagtgaaatcaacccgaacacttgcaggattgatgttgcaggaatatatctaAGGGTTTGGtttaaaaaacaatgtcaatcctaaggatgtaaagatctggtatgaatttggggatttggcctcagtttataaaACGTCACCAGgcttcccggagatatcacggttaccaaaatggatccaagaagaagtccaagaaacatgggcaaataatgatcatttgtccagaggagatgtgctagaGTTATAatttttcagtgcagctccagaaccaatagGAAAAGAATCACatgaaccctttcatttcataaagctgaggagacctgatataaatagTCATAAATTTATGAAGGATCCTacaactgaagaaatacccttggtgcccactttcggagaaaatgaaatctcaaccagaagggcatggggtatttgggtttgtcttaTCGAGATagacaaagtcaagtttccattcaaaaTTTATCAGAACTTTGTAAatggatcattcctgttaaacacaatgacaggaaaaactacaactttcgcggaagaactcttcgaaaagaagaggaaccttttgtggaacaacaagctgccaggaagtaaagaaactcgtcgaaaattttgtaacatggctcatatcggacGATGGTTAGaaaatatctgcccagaatgtccaaatcagaaggagccagaatttgaaAAAACCTTTAGGCCCCGAACGGATCGGAAgaatttttccgagacaagaaAAGGTGGACAGGGCCACTGAAGAcgcgttttcacaggggcccacttcaaaagcaaaatatGCCTCGACAACAATAAAAAAGGCATGagaggagaataaagccaaaaggATGATGCAGGaatgtgactcctccactagtaaaagatgtcatcaataatgacataaaaaatacaagacaAATGTAAGATTCcatgaagtttctcggtgaaacgagtggaactaaagctataaatacaagcatttgaggaagctgaagacatcgatcattcccttcatttttttacaaataaaattattgtaatatttctcttccTACATTTGTATTAAGTTTCTGTAATTTTAACTATTTCAAGAACAATGCTACGATCAGTAGTTAAACAAGTTATCTCCTCAtcttcaaaggaggttgatttatataataatatgttgtctgaataaattttcgAAGTTCTTCCCTATCATATTGTTTTCATTCAAAAATTAAGCTTTTAATATACGCCTTAAAGAAGGAAACGAAATACGGCTGTGCTAGGTGCTGCTGAAGGAGTCTGCGTCAGAAACCATCGGTTGCGATCGCGTGGCTCGGTTGTGAGGAACAACCTGTAAAACCCGGTGGACATAACCCGACAACATTTTGGTCAAAgagataatttattttaatttacttacggaagcatgatgggattaagctttataataataaattggGAAATAAAGGGTAGAATAGGTATTATTAGTTTCAAAGACATATTTGAGACACTTTTTAATTAATAAGGGATATTTTTAGGATACGAAAAAACAAAAGGAATATAATTGGGACAATAATGACACTATAaggatatatttaaaaattatcctTGCTTAAATTGGTTGAACTTGAGGGATTCatgaggattttatttattatttgaggaaatttttaatagttttaataatgtttattttaaaaGAAGAGTCTTTGATTGTACATATTTGGttaatgaaaatttttagaaaagtattttcatgcacttgatgcttgaacttttcaagattttaaatgttaaataaatatttttttctaagtTTGATGCACAATTCGAAAATAATGTGTATATTTTTATTTGGAATTTTAATTGTGCAAATTTTATATTATGAGAAGTTTTAgttgataaaataaaattgcaagTCTTActttatatcttttttttttttgttatgtgcaggatttttaaattatattttttgagGTATTAATGTCAATTTATGAAGTATTTTTATGCATTAGATGTGTAAACTCTTCAAttttttaaatcttaaattttattttcaagccTTACatgcatgtttcaaaattttgatgTGGAAATTTTTAGTATATTTTAATTGATGGTTCAGCCATGATtttatttccaaaaataaaaaaaaatttacattagTTTTCAATAAAATTAGGCGAGTCATTttgccaaaaaaattaaaaatatatatatatattggccaaaaataatcatacataaataattattaataatatatttcaaaattcatcaaataaatataatttacaataagataatatttttttttcaaagttaatcaattgtacataaattattataaatatttcaaacaTATCAATCATTTATGAaacatttcaaatattttaaattttcaaacttatcaaactattagaaatttaaaaaaataaataaaaattggcAGGCCAACTCACTCTGGTTTGTCTAACGATCCATATTAGTCAGCTAATTTTGACTCACTTTTGAACATATGGACAAAATCACAAATCAACTCGTTCTTATTTAGCGATGAGTTGGGCTAACCCGACGAATCAACTCAaaatgatagatataaagagttccATGAAAGGGAgtctttttgttttgttttttttatgtgtgtgttttttttttaaaaaaaatgtctttTGGGGGGTTCGCTATCATATATTAAGTGGATATAATCTATAATTAATGCAATTTGTAgtatgtattttaattaattaatgggaTCGCTTTCACTCTTTTTATTAATTACAAATTGGTAATACTAAATCAGATCcattgaatttatttgttcCAAATCTTGAATCGTGTTAGCAATGTATCCTACATCATGTTATGAGAAAAATTAAATTGTTTTTCTTCTTGACTTTAATAGAACTTAGTCCTCAAAactacaaacaaataaacaagtGATGCACTGAAATCAACAAAACGATACTATATTTTacatcaaaaacaaaaaattcgaCTACGAATTTTCTATGGAACCATACATACTATCGATCATTTTACATGAACAATAATAAAAGTACATCCCTAAAATACATTCTGAACTTCATCTCTTATTTTCCATAAACACCACGAAATAAACTCAACCGCTCCCTCGAGTCACAAATTAATTATAAGAATAATACGATGTGGAATACTGGAATTtgacccttttttttttttttttcgtttttctATGCCCCAAAATAAGGATGAATGTAACATTATgtttttacataaattgaaataatttttgataTCACAAGAAACAGAGAACCTTTTATGCTTCAAAACAGAACATCaaattttggttcatgatctgaGAGGTATAATTAATAGTAAGAGACATCTTGGTAGCCTACATCGGTTCCTCCATAGCCACCGTCGACATAGTAACTTCCATCGGTAGTTCCGGCATCTTGAGAGCTATGATTAACAACGCCTGCACCTCCTCCAGCGCCGCCTCCTCCTCCACTCGTGAATCCCTGTATCACAGCTTGGGCAGTAGCCTGAGCAACGCCGCTAGCTATACCATTCGCCACATTTCCCAAGAGTAGGTTCCCCAATCCATTGGCTGGCCTAACACCCCCTTGTGGTTGATTGAAGTTATTATATGGCACCGGAGCCGGATACGGTTGAGCCGGATATGGGTGCCCCAAGCTGGCAGAATGATGCGGCGGCCTCGCATGATATGTTGGAAGGCTCGGAGATGGATATATGTTGGAAGGCTCGGAGATGGATCTGGGTAAGTTTTGCGGATGATTGTGAGGCGTAGAAGTTGGTATCATCGCCACACAAGTCAAATGAACATCAAACTCGCACAAGTTACAGCGATAGAGCCATGTTTTCGACCCAACCCTCTTGCAAATATCACAAGAAAACGCGTTACCCGCGTACGGTGCGGAGAAGGTCAACGAAAGGTAATGCTGCTGGTGGCAGTTATGACTCAAAGTCATCGGCAGACTCGCGCAGATGGAGTGCAGATCAGTGCCGCAAGGGCTGCAATGGTAGGAGAAGCCATCGCCCTGGATCCCGCAGGCGTCGCACTTGAAGACTCCTTCGGGGTAAACGGGCTTCGGCTGCAGAGAAAGAACATGGGCCTGGTCGAATTCGTGCTTGATCTTCTGAGGCAGATCGTAGCATTTCTTGTGGAGGCTGAAACTGCACACTGTGCAGGAGTAAACGGCGGCGGCGCCGGAGGCATCGAGTACTTTGCAGGCGGAGCAGTGAGAAGCTGCGGCGTTGGAGAGTTTTAAGGGGTGTGGGTGGCTGAAATGGGTTAGGACCGGCGCTGTTTGATCGGATTGTTCCAGGTTTGGATTCCCCATTTCTCAAGATTATTTTAGTTGTCTGAATTGGAGGCGTGAATTAATATAAGCTAGCAAGGTTTGAGTCGACATTTATGAGGCTTATTTGATAGACCAAGTCAACTCAAACCCTTTATATATATGGAATTATTCTATGCTACACTTGGAGTACTTCTCTCCCTATGACgtggtcaaatatcaaccattagATTATCAAAACAtatgtcaattttcataaaaatatatgagtCCCACGTGATCTAATGGTCTTGAAATAGGGAGAGAAACACTCCCGATATAGCATAGACtaacccatatatatatatatatatatatccttttAATTAGCAAAAGATTTGATTATggttttgattttggttttggttttggttcacTCACGCGGCTGATTTGGATTGAAGTTTTGCTTATCTTTATTAATTGTTACAATCGAACAAGTGATTATTACGGAGTTATTGAGGTGCAATATTTGTGTATGTTAGATAAAACAATCGAAACATGATATTTAAGTTATCGATACAATTTAAAAGAATTATCGTTatttatagattttgatattgtgGTAATTAATAACATTGTGCTACAATTAGTATTAGACTCAATGTTATTAGTTTGATTCCGATTGATTGCAAATAATGCAATTAATGAGATGAATATTgttgaaattaaataattattttatttgtgtttaaaTTCATGGTCTGCTTCACCATAAAATCGTGAGAATTTTTATTGTCTCACTTTTACAACTTTtgtctttaaaaatattatgacttGGTTATTTGCATTGAGTGGTAGTGGAAAAGGTGTActagatatatattttaaaaatatatatatttggtgtGGTACTGTCTGTTCTGATATAAGGTATTGTACTTGTTGAGGGTGAACCAAAATACCAACTGGTTTGTTGATCTAGCAGAACCTAATGATGATAGTGAATGTAATAAGTGAATTTTTACTATTTTCAAAAATCGGACCGTGGGGGTATACCGACGGTTATTTCTTTTGTTCACATATGGGAGTTGGACCGCAACTGTTATTCCGGTGGATGCGTTAGGACCGCCACTTATAATATTTTCGACGGAGAGTTTTCCGAACGTCTGAAAGATTTTTGTCTTCTAAGCAATCTCTTGAGGGAATGAGTTTTCTGCAATCCTTTGGAGTAGTATTTTCGATGAAAACCCTTGAGTTAGTGTATTTCACGTAACCTCTTAGGTTGGTGCATTGGATGTAACCCCTTGGGGCTATGATTCTATATAgtcttgtagtgacccgtattcgtgattaacgattaatgagtaattaatcatgtaatcatgtttgggttaagtaaaacatgattaagaaagtccaggaggattaacggagcccagaaatggatccaggacactcgaaattggtttagaaggttccaagactcgagtgggatcggaagcaacgatccaggatcggaagcaaagatccaggatcggaagcaacgatccaggatcggagcgtccgatcgacgatcgaaacgtccgatcaagaacggagcttccgatggctgttggtgacaggtgtgtggttgcatgtgggccgaattgacacgtggcgaacggagcatccgatcggggaacggagcttccgatctgccggaacggaacgtccgatcgaggaacggagcttccgatcgacgtctataaatatagggtccgagctcctcatttcttgccaattccgaattcctctccttcgccctagtagctctatgttgggctttgggtactcttattttagagttggagtatgaaatatactttagtatagtcagacagtgtctgacatagtagcggggtagtgctcgtgtagcggagcagtgcttgaagctgtggagctgcagcaggggtgtgccctagttgcgggatagtcgccatcagtgggctgacgacggacgcaggtatagctatggtctccttaaattatttaggagtatgcaatagcttagttaaggcttttagagcttaatgaatgatgcatggatatttgcattgtagagttgttgataggcttggaacctagagtgggactgctaggatttgcctatagtgaggtacgtaagtactgactgagatggtcagcatgatatatattatatgtgttgcatgagtatgtgctatgtgtttaccatgttttacggctttagcacatgcatatgtttttacggacaCTGCATCGAGTACGATGTGAgttatgacagtttccatcagtcgaggcgattcttcctgaggattcgtgtcttgggaatatacgagtaccacgcggagtcgctctctagcccggtaccgtgtattccaggcgcccagagaaagtgatttaaccctgattttaaaatcatttatgtgttgcatatattatatatatcattgctttcctattgagcttagagctcacgtccagtgtttctgtatgtctggacaccccattcgacggggcagttataggtgcatggttgggcacctggagcttggagtagccagtgaccagtgaagacagcaggatttagttgtaggttttgcctttagggttatttatttcgattgatttgtataatcgaatttatttatccggctgtattctgccggtctgttttaatttaagtctttcgcagtgatttatttaatgcatgtttaattatgctcctaaactctgattaggtagtggatccgggctgGGTCGCTACAGTCTTTAGGACTTGGTGAATTTTTTATGGTTATCAtgacttgataaattttttttatagtcattatgacatgataattttttttatagtcgatatgacttcttctgaaaaaaaatttatagtcgctatgaatttttttgaaaatttttttatagtcactatgacttcttccgaaaaaaattttatagtctctatgacttttcctcaaaaaaatttcattgtcactatgacttcttcttaaaattttattatagtcTCTATAACTTTtcctaaaaaaattttatagtcattatgaattcttctgaaaaaaaatttaatagtcgctgtgacttcttctgaaattttttttatagtcgctatgacttcttggattatttatagtcgctatgacttttttgaattgtttatagtcccTATAACTTTTtctgaattgtttatagtcgctatgactttttctgaattgtttatagtctctatgacttttctgaattgtttatagtcgctatgactttttttgaattgtttatagtcgctatgactttttttgaattgtttatagtcgctatgactttttgtTGCGTTCTTGGAGAAATAACATAGTGCTTAACATGGAGTACTTAGGAATGGATCAAGTTCCTAAAATTTTGTCTCATGGGGAAGTCCCGAACCCAATCTAGTTGTCAGgtggtgaggtatcccgggaCTTTATTTTTGTCGTCTTGACCTCTTACAACATCGTGGCTTAGGTAGTCCTACAGGGCTGGCCAAGCCTTTGAAGCCTTAATGATTGCATGGGTCGTGACGTATGAGTTAAGCATTCGTTGACGAAGCTGAGTTTATTCCtatataattaaatagaaaagtaaacaaataaacataagtttattattaaacctaaaataaaagagaattaaataaaagttttgATCTGCAGAGCAAATAAAGTAGC comes from Henckelia pumila isolate YLH828 chromosome 4, ASM3356847v2, whole genome shotgun sequence and encodes:
- the LOC140865450 gene encoding protein VACUOLELESS GAMETOPHYTES-like, giving the protein MGNPNLEQSDQTAPVLTHFSHPHPLKLSNAAASHCSACKVLDASGAAAVYSCTVCSFSLHKKCYDLPQKIKHEFDQAHVLSLQPKPVYPEGVFKCDACGIQGDGFSYHCSPCGTDLHSICASLPMTLSHNCHQQHYLSLTFSAPYAGNAFSCDICKRVGSKTWLYRCNLCEFDVHLTCVAMIPTSTPHNHPQNLPRSISEPSNIYPSPSLPTYHARPPHHSASLGHPYPAQPYPAPVPYNNFNQPQGGVRPANGLGNLLLGNVANGIASGVAQATAQAVIQGFTSGGGGGAGGGAGVVNHSSQDAGTTDGSYYVDGGYGGTDVGYQDVSYY